One stretch of Streptomyces sp. 135 DNA includes these proteins:
- a CDS encoding mechanosensitive ion channel domain-containing protein encodes MENVLRPLIVIGGSVVLTVAIGWLVDFAMRRADERHHETPLWGLLRRCRVPFHVVLCAALLRGSYGHAELARNHSQAIGRILSLVLIGSTAWLVVRIAAAIVESSYARYAAVHRDPARVRRVRTQVTLIQRVVTAIVAVVAVAAMLLTFPAMQAAGTSLLASAGILGIVAGVAAQSTLGNLFAGLQIAFGDMVRIGDTVVVAGEWGTVEEITLTFLAVRTWDERRITMPVSYFTSRPFENWSRGGAQMTGTVFFHLDHSAPVHEMREKLRDILRECAAWDGRDWGLAVTDTTPSTMQVRALVTAKDADDVWTVRVTVREQLIQWLTEHHPYALPRITTAWAEPAPNGHDPHPLAPEMPRTGRG; translated from the coding sequence ATGGAGAACGTACTGCGTCCGTTGATCGTGATCGGCGGCTCGGTCGTGCTCACGGTGGCGATCGGCTGGCTGGTCGACTTCGCCATGCGCCGGGCCGACGAGCGGCACCACGAGACCCCGCTGTGGGGTCTGCTGCGCCGCTGCCGGGTGCCCTTCCACGTCGTTCTGTGCGCCGCCCTGCTGAGAGGCTCCTACGGGCACGCGGAGCTCGCCAGGAACCACTCGCAGGCCATCGGGCGGATCCTGTCCCTCGTGCTCATCGGCTCCACGGCCTGGCTGGTGGTGCGGATCGCCGCGGCGATAGTGGAGTCCTCGTACGCCCGCTACGCCGCGGTCCACCGCGATCCGGCCCGGGTGCGCAGGGTCCGTACGCAGGTGACGCTCATCCAGCGGGTCGTCACCGCGATCGTCGCCGTCGTGGCGGTCGCCGCGATGCTGCTGACCTTCCCCGCCATGCAGGCCGCGGGCACCTCGCTGCTGGCCTCGGCCGGCATCCTCGGCATCGTCGCCGGTGTCGCGGCCCAGTCCACCCTCGGCAACCTCTTCGCGGGCCTGCAGATCGCCTTCGGCGACATGGTGCGGATCGGGGACACCGTGGTGGTGGCGGGCGAGTGGGGCACCGTGGAGGAGATCACCCTCACTTTCCTGGCCGTCCGCACCTGGGACGAGCGCCGGATCACGATGCCCGTGTCGTATTTCACGTCCAGGCCCTTCGAGAACTGGTCCCGTGGCGGCGCGCAGATGACCGGCACGGTCTTCTTCCACCTGGACCACTCCGCGCCGGTCCACGAGATGCGCGAGAAGCTCCGGGACATCCTGCGCGAGTGCGCGGCGTGGGACGGCAGGGACTGGGGCCTCGCGGTCACGGACACGACGCCGAGCACGATGCAGGTCCGCGCCCTGGTCACCGCCAAGGACGCGGACGACGTCTGGACGGTGCGGGTCACCGTGCGCGAGCAGCTGATCCAGTGGCTGACGGAACACCATCCGTACGCGCTGCCGCGGATCACCACGGCCTGGGCGGAACCCGCCCCGAACGGCCACGACCCGCACCCCCTAGCCCCGGAGATGCCCCGCACCGGCCGAGGCTGA
- a CDS encoding RluA family pseudouridine synthase, producing MSTIPEIRTLPVPDGLEGERVDAAISRMFGFSRTKAAELAAAGKVSVDGSVVGKSERVHGGAWLEVEMPQAPAPVQVVAEPVEGMEIVHDDDDIVVIVKPVGVAAHPSPGWTGTTVIGGLAAAGFRVSTSGAAERQGIVHRLDVGTSGLMVVAKSERAYTSLKRQFKERTVDKRYNALVQGHPDPMSGTIDAPIGRHPNHDYKWAVTAEGKPSVTHYDLIEAFRAASLLDIKLETGRTHQIRVHMAAHRHPCVGDLTYGADPTLGKRLGLTRQWLHAVRLGFEHPGDGQWVEFESQYPDDLQQALDRVREESS from the coding sequence GTGAGCACGATTCCCGAGATCCGCACCCTGCCCGTGCCGGACGGCCTGGAGGGCGAGCGCGTCGACGCCGCCATCTCCCGCATGTTCGGTTTCTCCCGTACGAAGGCCGCCGAGCTCGCCGCGGCGGGGAAGGTCTCGGTCGACGGCTCGGTGGTCGGCAAGTCCGAGCGGGTGCACGGCGGCGCCTGGCTGGAAGTGGAGATGCCGCAGGCGCCCGCTCCGGTGCAGGTCGTGGCCGAGCCCGTCGAGGGCATGGAGATCGTGCATGACGACGACGACATCGTCGTGATCGTCAAGCCGGTCGGCGTGGCCGCGCACCCGAGCCCCGGCTGGACCGGGACGACCGTGATCGGCGGCCTCGCGGCGGCCGGTTTCCGCGTCTCCACCTCCGGTGCCGCCGAGCGCCAGGGCATCGTGCACCGCCTGGACGTGGGCACCTCCGGCCTCATGGTGGTCGCCAAGTCGGAGCGCGCGTACACGTCCCTGAAGCGCCAGTTCAAGGAGCGCACGGTCGACAAGCGCTACAACGCGCTGGTGCAGGGCCACCCCGACCCGATGAGCGGCACCATCGACGCCCCCATCGGCCGGCACCCCAACCACGACTACAAGTGGGCGGTCACGGCCGAGGGCAAGCCCTCCGTGACGCACTACGACCTCATCGAGGCCTTCCGGGCCGCCTCCCTGCTCGACATCAAGCTGGAGACCGGGCGCACCCACCAGATCCGCGTCCACATGGCGGCACACCGGCACCCCTGCGTGGGCGACCTGACATACGGCGCGGACCCGACGCTCGGCAAGCGGCTCGGCCTCACGCGGCAGTGGCTGCACGCGGTCCGGCTCGGCTTCGAGCACCCGGGCGACGGGCAGTGGGTGGAGTTCGAGAGCCAGTACCCCGACGACCTCCAGCAGGCGCTCGACCGGGTGCGGGAGGAGAGTTCTTGA
- a CDS encoding Na+/H+ antiporter yields the protein MDQLALLLVLLLGAVVTVPLGDRLGLPAPVLMTLAGIGMALLPFVPNVEIPPDYILPLVLPPLLYASVQRTSWRQFAANRRPIFLLAVALVFVTTAAVAAMANALVPGLPIAAAVALGALVAPPDPVAATAVAGSLGLPRRLVSILEGEGLFNDVTAIVLYHVAIAAAVSGTFSWPSAAGRLVLSAVVAVLVGLVLGWLTNKLMMLLGDATLQTGLTLLVPFVSYVLAEEMLGSGVLAVLTTALYLAENAVDADDVLGRITGQTFWQIVDTLVTGAAFGLIGLELHNVFGIASGREWEMFGWGAAIVGVVVGVRLLWLLPATWLAKRLHKRRDFDEDIPTSWRETVVMWWAGMRGVASVALALAIPLKTDDGSPFPARDEIIFIAFCVIMATLVVQGLTLPWLVRKLRVQADAGAERELERELAVRAAKAAKRRLKEIEEVEELPEEVSERLQRGAFDIGARISPDMVDEERRERYARRVDRLKAFQRIQREMMSAARHEVLAARSEPGADPEIVDRVLHHLDVRSLR from the coding sequence GTGGATCAACTGGCGCTGCTGCTCGTCTTGCTGCTGGGGGCCGTCGTCACGGTGCCGCTGGGGGACCGGCTCGGGCTGCCCGCGCCGGTGCTGATGACGCTGGCGGGCATCGGCATGGCCCTCCTGCCGTTCGTGCCCAATGTCGAGATCCCGCCGGACTACATCCTCCCGCTGGTCCTGCCGCCCCTGCTCTACGCGTCCGTGCAGCGCACGTCATGGCGGCAGTTCGCGGCCAACCGGCGGCCCATCTTCCTGCTCGCCGTGGCCCTGGTGTTCGTGACCACGGCGGCGGTCGCCGCCATGGCCAACGCCCTGGTGCCCGGGCTGCCGATCGCCGCGGCCGTCGCGCTCGGAGCGCTCGTCGCGCCGCCGGACCCCGTCGCCGCGACCGCCGTCGCGGGTTCGCTCGGGCTGCCCCGCAGGCTCGTGTCGATCCTGGAGGGCGAGGGGCTCTTCAACGACGTCACCGCGATCGTGCTCTACCACGTGGCGATCGCGGCGGCGGTGAGCGGCACCTTCTCCTGGCCGTCCGCCGCGGGCAGGCTGGTGCTGTCCGCAGTGGTGGCCGTGCTCGTCGGGCTCGTGCTCGGCTGGCTCACGAACAAGCTCATGATGCTGCTCGGCGACGCCACCCTCCAGACCGGCCTGACGCTGCTCGTGCCGTTCGTCAGCTATGTGCTGGCCGAGGAGATGCTCGGCTCCGGCGTGCTGGCCGTCCTGACCACGGCGCTCTACCTCGCGGAGAACGCCGTCGACGCCGACGACGTGCTCGGGCGGATCACCGGCCAGACCTTCTGGCAGATCGTCGACACCCTGGTGACCGGCGCCGCGTTCGGGCTCATCGGGCTCGAACTGCACAACGTCTTCGGCATCGCGAGCGGCCGTGAGTGGGAGATGTTCGGCTGGGGCGCGGCGATCGTCGGGGTCGTCGTCGGCGTACGGCTGCTGTGGCTGCTGCCCGCGACGTGGCTCGCCAAGCGGCTCCACAAGCGCCGGGACTTCGACGAGGACATCCCGACGAGCTGGCGCGAGACCGTCGTCATGTGGTGGGCCGGTATGCGCGGCGTGGCGTCCGTGGCGCTCGCGCTCGCCATCCCGCTCAAGACGGACGACGGGTCTCCGTTCCCGGCCCGCGACGAGATCATCTTCATCGCGTTCTGCGTCATCATGGCGACCCTCGTCGTCCAGGGGCTCACGCTGCCCTGGCTGGTGCGCAAGCTCCGGGTGCAGGCCGACGCCGGCGCGGAGCGGGAGCTGGAGCGCGAGCTGGCGGTGCGCGCCGCCAAGGCCGCCAAGCGCCGCCTGAAGGAGATCGAGGAGGTCGAGGAGCTCCCGGAGGAGGTCTCGGAGCGGTTGCAGCGCGGCGCGTTCGACATCGGGGCCAGGATCAGCCCGGACATGGTCGACGAGGAGCGCCGCGAGCGGTACGCGCGGCGCGTGGACCGCCTGAAGGCCTTCCAGCGCATCCAGCGCGAGATGATGTCCGCCGCCCGCCACGAGGTCCTCGCCGCGCGCAGCGAGCCCGGTGCCGACCCGGAGATCGTCGACCGGGTGCTGCATCACCTCGACGTGCGCAGCTTGCGCTGA
- the lspA gene encoding signal peptidase II: MAEAERIIGTPDNPETGGGEPEQSGEVAGEDGQQPRGRRRIAVLFVVAAVAYAFDLISKMIVVAKLEHHEPIDIVGDWLRFNAIRNAGAAFGFGEAFTIIFTCIAAAVIVVIARLARKLYSLPWAIALGLLLGGALGNLTDRIFRAPGVFEGAVVDFIAPKGFAVFNLADSAIVCGGILIVLLSFRGLDPDGTVHKD, translated from the coding sequence GTGGCAGAGGCGGAGCGCATCATCGGTACGCCGGACAACCCTGAGACGGGCGGGGGCGAGCCGGAGCAGTCCGGCGAGGTCGCGGGCGAGGACGGGCAGCAGCCCAGGGGCAGGCGCAGGATCGCCGTGCTCTTCGTCGTCGCCGCCGTCGCCTACGCCTTCGACCTGATCAGCAAGATGATCGTGGTCGCGAAGCTGGAGCACCACGAGCCGATCGACATCGTCGGCGACTGGCTCCGCTTCAACGCGATCCGGAACGCGGGCGCGGCCTTCGGGTTCGGCGAGGCCTTCACGATCATCTTCACGTGCATCGCGGCCGCCGTCATCGTGGTGATCGCCCGCCTCGCCCGCAAGCTGTACAGCCTGCCCTGGGCGATCGCGCTCGGTCTGCTGCTCGGCGGCGCGCTCGGCAACCTCACCGACCGGATCTTCCGTGCGCCCGGCGTCTTCGAGGGCGCGGTGGTCGACTTCATCGCCCCCAAGGGCTTCGCCGTCTTCAACCTCGCGGACTCGGCGATCGTCTGCGGGGGCATCCTGATCGTGCTGCTGTCCTTCCGCGGACTCGACCCGGACGGCACCGTCCACAAGGACTGA
- a CDS encoding GNAT family N-acetyltransferase: MSDVTIRVARDPDDLAACFAVRKDVFVAEQQVPEELEYDEYDAEATHVLAVREDGVPLGTGRLLTGAAAAVKNGGDATVGALGRLAVTRAARGLGVGAALVGAIEDAARARGLTAVDLHAQTHALGFYERLGYEAYGPEFPDAGIPHRAMRKALRRR, from the coding sequence TTGAGCGATGTGACGATCCGGGTCGCTCGGGACCCGGACGACCTGGCGGCCTGCTTCGCGGTCCGCAAGGACGTCTTCGTGGCCGAGCAGCAGGTGCCCGAAGAGCTTGAGTACGACGAGTACGACGCCGAGGCGACGCACGTGCTGGCGGTGCGCGAGGACGGCGTTCCGCTGGGCACCGGGCGGCTCCTGACCGGCGCCGCGGCCGCCGTGAAGAACGGTGGGGACGCCACCGTCGGCGCGCTCGGCCGGCTCGCGGTGACGCGGGCGGCGCGCGGCCTCGGCGTCGGAGCGGCCCTGGTCGGCGCCATCGAGGACGCGGCACGCGCGCGTGGCCTGACGGCGGTCGACCTGCACGCGCAGACGCACGCCCTGGGTTTCTACGAGCGCCTGGGGTACGAGGCGTACGGACCTGAATTCCCGGACGCCGGAATTCCGCACCGGGCCATGCGGAAGGCACTGCGCCGGCGCTGA